The bacterium genomic interval CCGCCCATGACGTCGCCGAGGGCGAAGTCCGTCTTCGGCGTGTCCTTGTGTTCGTTGTGACAGGAGACGCAGGCCGGCGCGACGGCCGTATCGGCGTAGACCGCCGTGAAGTATTTCTGACCGCCGAGGGTCTCTTCGGCGTAGAAGTTCTGTCCCTCGTTCGAGGCCACGAACTCGAGCCCTGCGATCTCGACGTCGGTACGCGGGGTGTTCTGCTTGTTGATGGGCCACATCGAGAGCAGCGAGTACGTGAAGCCGACGTCCTTCTCGGCGACCATCTCGGCGCCCATGCGGAACATCTGGGCCGGGAGCGGGAGGGCGGGCTCGTCCTTCCAGTGTTCGCTCGCCGCGATCACCTGCTGTTCCTTCGCCAGGCGGTTCACGACGTTCCGCGTGTAGACCGTGCGGTCGGACTCCATGACGGCGTGCAGCGCGTCTGCCATCAGCTTGGGTTCGATCCCGCCGCCGCCGCCTTCCGCGGGGGGCTGACAGGCCGTGAGCCCGAGGCACGCGGTGAGCGTCGCCCGGGCGATCGTCTTCGAAACCGACTTCATCGTTCGTCTTTCTTGTTCGCGTCGTCCCACGGTGGGGTCCGACCTTCGAGCTGCCACCGCAGGACGGTGGCGAAGTGGATGCTCTCGACTTCTCGCGGCGGTCGGCCGCGATAGTTGGTGGAGACGAGAACGGGGTCTGCCAGCGAATCGAGGGAGAAGGCGAGGCCATGGCACTCCATGCAGGACGACCGGACCATCTTGTCCCGGGGCCTCAGGTGATCGTTCTGGTTGTGATCGACGCGCATGCGCTTCGCGTCGGCGGGATGTCGCGTCCGGGGCAGGTGGCAGGTCGCGCAGGACACGCCGCTGCCTTCCGGCGCGGCCCCGGCGAGCTCGGCGCGCCAGAGCGCCGCGTGGGGCGAGGCCTCCCAGGCGAGCGAGTGCTCGTCGGCGTGACAGCCGAGGCAGGATTCCGCCGCGGCGGTGCGTCGATCGTAGACGTGGGTCGCATGGCAGGCGTTGCAGTCGAGCGTGGCCTCCGCCGCCTCCGCCTGCATCGGTTGGCGCGCTTCCATGGGCCGCATCGGCGGAAGGTCTTCGGCGAACCGCATGCCGTGTCGGCTGGCGAGGAAGCCCTCGGCCTCCAGGGTGTGGCAGTCCCGGCAGACGACGAGATCGACTTCCTGTTGCCACCCGCCGCTCGCGTCCGCATGACAGTCGCTGCACTGCACGCCGCCGCGGGCATGCGCGCTGCCCGCCCATTCCGCGGCGGCCCGCGCCCCTGCGGCGCCGTCGGCTCGTCCGTCGTGCTCCGCGAGCGCGAGCGGAGCGCGGTCGACGGTCGCGGCGACGCCCTGCGCCCGCTTCCACCGCACCTCCGCGACCGGCCGGAAGTCCGGCTCGGCGCGATGCTCGACCAGGTAGTCCTCGTAGAGGGAGCGGTTGTCGTGGAAGTTGTGGCAGGCGGTGTTCGCGCAGCTGTCGAAGGGCAGCTCCGCGTGGGTCGGCCGCTCTTCGCCCACGTTCTCGTGGCAGCGGTAGCAGTAGTCTCCGGGAAGGCTGAGTCCCATCGAGGACGTGATCTCCGGTCGGTGTTCCTGGTGGCAGGTGATGCAGAGCCTCGCGTCGAGGACCTCGACCCGGTCCGCGTTGCGCGGATCGGTGAACTTGGTGCGCGGATGCGAGTCGTCCACCCTCGTGAGCTCGGCCGAGTGGCATCCTTCACAGGCTTCCTGCATCGCCGTCCGATCCGCGAACTTGTCCGTGTGGCACGACTCGCAGGCGAGCTCGATCTGGTAGTGCCCGTCCGTCGTCTCCCCTGGCAGGAAGACGGTCCGGTCGATCGGCATCGACTCGAGCTCCTCCGGCGCCCACATCAGTCCTCCGAGCACGGCTGCTCCCACGATCGTCGCGATCCCTCCTGTCCAGACACCGAACTTCGCCACCCCGATTTCCCGTTCGACTCCCGTGATGTCCTCAGTAGACGTAGACCGCGAGGACGTGGAAGCAGAGGAGGAGCGGCAGCGGCCAGACGAGGGCTACGTGTGCGCCCCGCCAGCCGCGCCGCAGAACGCTGCCGAGCTGCGGAGGAAGCCGGTGTTCGAGACTCGTCGCGAAGGCCGAGAACGTGCCGAGTACGAGCAGGCCGAGCACGGCGCTCATCAGCATCGCGTTCAGGTTGGCGCCGAGTCGCAGACCGGTGTGGACCGCACCGAGCAGGATCGTCGCCAGTCCGACCGACGTGTGGAGGATGCGCGCGGAGCGAACGGTGCTGCGCTTCAGGACGGGGATCCGGTCGCGGAGCGGGAGCAGGAACGCGACCGCCATCACCGCGACGAGGGCGTAGCCGCTCGCCTGCTTCCAGAATCCGTCGCGCCAGAGGAAGTCGATCTCGGGCGTGTCCAGGACCGACGTAGACATCGGGACCGGGCCCAACCACGTCCCCAGAGCGATCGCGGTCAGGCTCGCCCCGGCGATCCAGGCGAGTGCGCTTCCGGCGCCGACGCGTCGACCGACGCTCACCTCGCCGGCGAGCTCCGCGAGGATCGGCTGGCAGGATCCGCAGCCGCTGCCGGCCCCGGTCGCTTCCATCAGCATCGCGCTGGAGTGGCAACCGTCGGTCCAGGCTTCGCGGAGCGTTCCGCAATCTACGCCGGTGCAGGTGCAGACGATCGCTTCGTCGTGCCAGGTCTCGATCGGTCGGGCGTTCTCGCCGCGGAAGAGCTTCCCCCGCTCGAGGAAGCGTCGCTCCTGCGCCATGGTCACCTTCGCATCGCGCGCGATGGCTTCCTGGAGGTCGGGAAACTCGCTCGACGGACCGACGGCGATCGCGCCGACGAGTCGCCCGTTTCGCAGGACGAGTCGGCGGTAGCTGTCCTTCGACTTCCAGACGAGCTCGCGGACGAGGGTACCGTCCGCCAGGGACTCCCCGACGGCAGCGACCTCGACGCCCGGTACCTTGAGACGAGCGCTGGCGGTTCCGCCTACGAAGCTCCCGGTGCCGCTCCCGAAACGCTCCGCCAGCGCGCCTGCCATTGCATAACACGGCGCGACGAATCCGAAGAGGCGACCCTCGTGTCGCGCGACCTCGCCGATCGCGAAGATCTTCGGATCCTTCGTGCGGAGCTCGTCGTCGACCTGGACGCCGCCCCCCGAATGGCATTCGAGGTCCGCCTCGCGGGCGAGCTCGTCGCGGGGGCGGGTGCCGACGGCGAAGACGACGAGATCGGTCTGCAGGGTCTCTCCGGAGCCGAGCTCCACGGCGAGGCCGTCGTCGGTCTCGGTGATCCGGTTCGTTCCCGTGAAGAGGCGCAGGCCGATCCCGAGGCTGCGGATCTTCCCTTCCAGGATCGCGGCACCGTCCACGTCGAGCTGCTTGGGCAGGAGTCGCGGTGCCATCTCGACGACGTCGACTTCGCAGTCCTTCTCGCGGACGCCGTGGGCGAGCTCGAGCCCGAGCAAGCCGCCGCCGATGATCGTGACGTGGGACGCGCGGCGGGCTTCATGAGCGATCCGTTCGGCGTCGCCGGCGTCGCGGTAGGTCATGACGTCCGGGTGTTCGCTCCCCTCGACCGGCGGAAGGAAGGCACGGCTTCCCGTGGCCAGGACCAGATGGTCGTACGGAATTCGCTCGCCGGATTCCGTCTCGACGTGCGCTTCGGCGCGGTCGACTCGCGTGACGCGATCCTTCAGGACGAGTCGCACGTCACGGGACGCGTACCAGTCGGCTTCACGAAAGACCGGGGTGAGACCTCCGGCGACGACCCGCTCCAGATGGATGCGGTCGTAGGGAGGCGACGCCTCTTCGGTGATCAGCGTGATCTCGAGGTACTCGGCGGCGCTGCGACTGATCAGCGATTCGATGAAGTGGAAGGCGGTCATCCCGCCGCCGACGACGACGAGCGATTCGCGTTCGACGGGGGCGTGCGGCTTGCGGGTCCCTCGCTTCTTCTCGCTCCGTCGCCACATGGGCCGGGGTTCTCCGTGCCGCGATGCCAGCCAGGCGAGTTGGGAGGCGTTCGCGACCACCCTTGCGACGCGAACGCCTCCCGTCCCTGCTCCTTGTCGTCATGCCGGACCCACCACGATCCGAGCATGAGCTGGCGGAGTTCGCCATTTCAAGTCTCAGGCCAACTCGATCGGGACGACTCGGAGAAGTCCGGTCGACGATACGCGGCGGGGCGTCGATTTCGTGCGGGATCCCGCTCGAAGAGGCGGCGCACCGCGCTCTCCGGACGGGCCGGGGATCGCGTCCGCCCGGCCATGCTCGCGCGTGCTCAGTCGCGCGGCGGCGGCGTCGCTCTGACGGGCAGGACGGGTTCGCATCGAACCAGATCGGCGCGCTACGGCACGAAAATCGTCCGATCGAAGCCGTTCGAGCGATCAACCGTTGAGCAACGAGCGCGTACTTCGATGAGGCCCTTCCTGCGACGGTCGAGCCGCCGTCGACCCGGACGGGTCGAGCTTGGAAGCAGTTGTATCGAGCGGGACGCAAAGGTTCCGAGAAAAACTTGGCACGGGAGTTGGATACGGATCGCGTGGAACCCGAACGATTCGTCACCCATCCACCCAGGAGAATCCGGAATGTTCACCGACCGAGAGATCGAACTCGTACGCGAGACCTGGAGCAAGGCCTCCGCGGACCCCGATGCGGCGGCCGCGCTCTTCTACGGGAAGCTCTTCGAAACGGCCCCCGCCGTGAAGCCCCTGTTCACGGGCGACATGAAGGACCAGGGGCGAAAGCTCATGCAGATGATCGGCATCGCCGTGAACAACATGGACAAGATCGACGAGATCGTGCCGGCCCTGATCGAGCTCGGAGAGCGCCACGACGACTACGGCGCCGAAGAGGATCACTATCCCGTCGTCGGAGAAGTGCTGATCGACACTTTGAGCACCGCGCTGGGCGACGAGTTCACCGACGAGGCGGAGCTCGCCTGGGCCCACACCTACACCGCGGTGTCCTCGGTGATGTTGTCACGGTGACGTCGCCACGGGTTGCGTCGCACTCGGGCACGGGCTGGTCAACGACTGGGCGTTCCTCGAGCGGTTCTTCGCGATGCGGGCCGGAAGTGGCCCGCCCGCGCCCGCCGCCGCACGTTTCGCCTCGGCACGCTTCTTGAACTCCGTGAGCGCAGTGGTGTGGACCGGCCGTGAGAGAGCACGGCGCGCCCGGTGGCGTCGGTACGGCTCGTCATGCGCCGAAACCAGCCCGCTTCTCCGTAGCAAGTCCGTAGGAAGAGGAACTCGAGACCGTGACCGAGAGAATCGTCGTCGTTGGCAATGGAATGGTGGGGCATCGCTTCTGCGAGGAGCTGCTCGAACGAGACGGTGAGGGTCGCTTCCAGCTGACCGTGATCGCCGAAGAGCCTCGCCCCGCCTATGACCGCGTCGGCTTGAGCGCGTTCTTCGACGGCAAGACGGCCGAGGACCTCGCCCTCGCGACCCCCGAGTGGTACGCGGAGCAGGGCGTCGAGCTCCTCCTCGACGACGCGGTCCACGAGATCGACCGTGAGGCCCGTCAGGTCCGATGCGTTTCGGGCACGGTCCGCCCCTACGACCGGCTCGTGCTCGCCACCGGCTCCATCCCCTTCATTCCTCCGATTCCGGGCACGGAGAAGGAGGGCGTCTTCGTCTACCGCACGATCGAGGATCTCGAGGCGATGGCCGCGTGGGCAGCGCGTGAGGAGACGACCCGGGCCGCCGTGATCGGGGGTGGGCTGCTCGGCCTCGAGGCGGCCAAGGCAGCGGTGGACATGGGTCTCGAGACCCATGTCCTCGAACACGGGGGCCGCCTGATGCCGCGCCAGGTCGACGATTCCGGCGGTCGATTGCTGCGCCGGGCGATCGAATCCCTCGGCGTCTTCGTCCACGTCGAGAGTGGCGCTCAGGAAGTCCGGGGTGGCGACGCGGTCGGCTCGCTGGTCCTGCCGGGAGATCGCGAGCTCGACGTCGACATGGTGATCATCTCCGCGGGGATCAAGGCGCGGGACGACCTCGCCCGTTCCTGTGGCCTGACCGTCGGAGAGCGAGGGGGTGTCCTCGTCGATCGGGGGCTCGTGACGGACGACGAGCACATCTTCGCGATCGGCGAGTGTGCGCTCCACGAGGGCACGATCTACGGGCTCGTCGCGCCGGGCTACGACATGGCGCGCATCCTCGCGCAACGCTTCACCGGCGAAGACGTCGAGTTCGAGGGCGCCGACCTCTCGACGAAGCTCAAGCTGCTCGGCGTCGACGTGGCGAGCTTCGGCGATCCCTTCGCGGACGAGGAGGGCGTCGCTGCGCGCAAGGTCGTGATCGAGGACTCGGTCGCGGGTGTCTATCAGAAGCTCGTCGTGAGCGCGGATGGCGAGCGTCTCCTCGGCGGCATCCTGGTGGGCGATGCCAGTCCCTACATGAGTCTCCTCCAGGCGACTCGGAGCCAGGCGCCGGTCCCGCCCCGCCCGCATCAGCTCCTGACCGGCGTCCCGGACGCAGCCTCCGACGCGACCGATCTCCCGGACGAAGCCCAGATCTGTTCGTGCAACAACGTCGACAAGGGCGACATCGTCGCGGCGATCCGGGATCAGGAGCTGACCACGCTGCCCGAGCTCAAGGCCTGCACGAAGGCCGGGACGGGCTGCGGCGGCTGTCTGCCGATCGTGAAGAACGTGCTCGAGGCCGAGCTCGAGCGCGCCGGGATCACCGTCGACAGGAGCCTCTGCGAGCACTTCGCCTACTCGCGGCAGGAGCTCTTCCAGATCATCAAGATCAATCGGCTCGAGTCCTTCGACGCGGTCCTCGTGAATCATGGAACGGGAAGTGGCTGCGAAGTGTGTCGGCCGGCGGTGGCGTCGATCCTGGCGAGCACCTGGAACGACCCGATCCTGAACCACGCGAACATCCAGGACACGAACGATCGCTTCCTGGCGAACATCCAGCGAGGCGGGACCTACAGCGTGATCCCACGCGTACCCGGCGGCGAGATCACGCCCGAGAAGCTCGTCGTCCTCGGCGAGGTGGCCAAGAAGTACGACCTCTACTGCAAGATCACCGGCGGTCAGCGGATCGACCTGCTCGGAGCGCGCGTCGATCAGCTTCCCGGGATCTGGCGCGAGCTCGTCGAGGCCGGGTTCGAGAGTGGTCATGCCTATGGCAAGGCGCTCCGAACGGTGAAGAGCTGCGTCGGATCGTCGTGGTGCCGCTTCGGCGTCCAGGACTCGACGGGCTTCGCGATCCGCGTCGAGGAGCGCTACCGCGGGATCCGCGCGCCACACAAGGTGAAGAGCGCTGTCTCCGGGTGCGTGCGTGAGTGTGCCGAGGCCCAGAGCAAGGACTTCGGTCTGATCGCGACGGAGAACGGCTGGAACCTCTACCTCAACGGCAACGGGGGATCGACGCCGCGGCACGCGGACCTCTTCGCCACCGACCTGAGCGAGGACGAGGCCATCCAGCTGATCGATCGCTGGTTCATGTACTACATCCACACCGCCAATCCGCTCGAGCGGACGGCCCGCTGGTTCGAGCGACTCGAGGGGGGGCTTCCCGAGCTCCAGGCGATCCTGGTCGAGGACAAGCTGGGAATCTGCGAGAGCCTCGAGAAGGACATGGCGGCGCTCGTCGCGACCTATCAGTGCGAGTGGAAGGGCGTCGTCGAAGACCCCGAGCGCCAGAAGATGTTCACGCACTTCGCGAACGAGGACGGACCCGATCCGTCGCTTCGCTTCATCGAGGAGCGCGGTCAGAAGCGACCCGAGGACTGGAAGACCGAGGAAGCGCCGGCCGAGGAAGAGTCGAACGCGGCCGCCGTGCCCGAGGACGAGTGGACGTGGGTTCCGCTCGGAGACGCGGACACGATTCCGCGCGACTCCGGACGCGCCATGCGGGCCCCGGGCGGCCAGCTCGCGGTCTTCCACCACGCCGGGCGCGACGCCTACTACGCGACGGAGAACCGCTGTCCGCATCAGGGGGACATGGTCCTCGCGCGTGGTCTCGTCGGCTCGGACGGGGAAGAGCCGAAGGTCGCCTGCCCGCTCCACAAGAAGACGTTCTCGCTCCAGAACGGCAAGGGGCTGTCGGATCCGAACTTCTGCGTGGACACGTATCCGGTCGAGGTACGGGACGACGTCCTCTTCGTGAAGCTGCCGCCCGCCCTGGCCGAGGAACCCCCGTCGTGAGCGCCGAGGCGGAATGGGACGCCGCCACCCCGAACCTCGTGGAGCTGCTCCTGGAGGAGCAGCAGACGCTGACGGCGGTGGAGGTGTTCTCGTCGCTGCACGACGAATCGCCCGAGGCGAACGGACGCTACGAGTCGTTGCTCCCGTCCGGGACTCCGGGCGCGGGCGAGCAGCTCTCGTTCCGCGTCGACCTCGACGCGTGCACCGGTTGCAAGGCCTGCGTCACCGCCTGCCACAACCTGAACGGACTGGAGCCCGACGAGACCTGGCGCAAGGTCGGTCTCGTCGAGACCGGGGCGATCTCGGAGTCCGTCGAACGACAGCAGACCGTCACGGCCGCTTGTCATCACTGCGCCGAGCCCGGCTGTCTCGAGGGGTGCCCCGTCCGGGCCTACGAGAAGGATCCGACGACGGGGATCGTCCGCCATCTCGACGATCAGTGCATCGGTTGTCGCTACTGCCAGCTGATGTGTCCCTACGACGTACCGACCTGGTCGGATCGCCTGGGGATCGTCCGCAAGTGCGACATGTGCCACTCGCGGCTGGCCGAGGGCGAGGCGCCGGCCTGCGTCCAGGGCTGCCCGAACGGGGCGATCTCGATCGCGGTCGTCCCGGTCTCGCCGCCGGAAGAAGACGCGGCGCTCCTGCACGTCGTGGAAGGGGCGATGCCGCCCTCGAGCTGGACGCAGCCCTCTACGCGCTACGTCTCGACGCGGGAGACGGCGATCGGAGTCGATGCCGCGGACGCGATTCACGTCGAACCCAACTCGGCGCACATGCCGTTGGCGATCATGCTCGTCCTGACGCAGGCGGCGATCGGCGCGGTCTGGGGGGACGCGCTCCTGCAATCGTTCGTGAGCGGTTCGGCGCCCGGGGCCGCGGTCGTCGTGCCGACCCTCGCGCTGGCGGTCGCCATGCCCGGCCTGGCGGCGAGCGTCGCACATCTCGGTCGTCCCCAGTGGGCCTTCCGCGCGGTCCTCGGTCTCCGGACCTCCTGGATGAGTCGCGAGATCGTGGTGCTCGGCGCGTTCGCCGGCGTCCTCGTCGCCCTCGTGGTCGGGGCGTGGGTCGATGCGGCGGGCCTCGGGGACGCCTCCGTCCTCGGCCGGCTGTCGTCGCTCGCGCGTCTGCCTCTTGCCTGGAGCACCGCGTGGGTCGGGGCGCTCGGTCTCTTCTGTTCAGCGCAGATCTACGCGGCGACTCGACGTCCCTTCTGGACGCTCGGTCGGACCACGTTGCGTTTCGCGGGGTCGGCGGTCTGGGCGGGTGTTGCGGCGGTTCAAGTGGGGTTGGCCGCGGGTGCGGTCACGGCCGCCGGCTCTCCTACGGCCGCCCAGGCCGCTCTCGCCCTGTCGTTGATCGGCATCACGGCGTTGCGAGGGAATCTCGAATCGGGGGCGTTGCTCGAGGCGAGAACCCGCGCCTCGATTCGCGCCTTCGATCGTTCGCGACGACTGCTGCAGGGCCCCCTCCGCCGGACCGCCTCCGCGAGACGGGTCACGCTCGCCGTCGCCGGTTTCGGCGGGCCGCTCCTCCTGCTCTTCGGTCTCGTCGCCGGCTCGGGGGGCGCCGTGCTCGCGGTGGCGGTGGCCACATTCGCGCTCGGGATCTTCTCCGACGTCCTCGAACGGCGCCTCTTCTTCCAGGCGGAGGCGATGCCTTCCATGCCGGGAGCGGGGTAGGGCGGAGCGGTGATGTCGGCGGCCTGGCGATCGAGGGGGACGGATCGATGACTTCGCGATGGCGATCGAGGGGGACGGATCGATGACTTCGCGATGGCGAAAGAACGCGGACGCGCTCGCGAAGCTCGTTCGCAACCACGAGGGACCGCTCACTCAGGAGCTCGTGCGCAAGCCCGGTCGTTTCGGACTCGGCCAGGTGCCGTCTCGTCTCGCGCCGGACGCGGTGGCCCGATCGGTCTGCGGCTTCTGCTCGACGGGCTGCGGCCTGAAGCTCCACCTTCGCGATGGCGTAGCCTGCAACGTCAGTCCGGACCCGGACTACCCGGTCAATCGCGGGATGGCGTGTCCGAAGGGCTGGGAGGTCCTGTCGCCCCTCGACGCGGACGACCGCGCGACGCAGCCGCTGGTGCGGACGGACGACGGAAGCCTCGCGCCAACGACCTGGCCGGAAGCGATGAGGCACTTCACGGAAGGAGTCCGTGGCGTCCAGCAGGCACATGGGGACGCGGCGTTCGCCTTCCTGGGCACGGGCCAGATGCCGACGGAGGAGCTCGCGTTCCTCGGAGCCCTCTCCAAGTTCGGCCTCGGTATGGTGCACGGAGACGGCAACACGCGGCAATGCATGGCGACGGCGGTCGTCTCGTACAAGGAGTCGTTCGGGTTCGACGCGCCACCCTACTCGTATCAGGACTTCGAGGACTCCGACGTCCTCGTCCTGGTCGGCTCGAATCTCTGTATCGCCCACCCGATCCTCTGGGAGCGAATCTGTCGCAACCCCCACGATCCCCGGATCATCGTCGTCGACCCGCGCCGGACGGAGACCGCGGAGGCGGCAACACAGCACGTGCCGCTCAGGCCCAAGTCCGATCTCGTGCTCTTCTACGGGCTGGCGAAGGCACTGATCGAGCGCGGCTGCGTCGACGAGGCGTTCGTCGCTGCGCACACGACGGGCTTCGAGGCGTTCGCCGATTTCGTCGCGGCTTTCGACGAAGACCGCGTGCTGGCGGAGACGGGGATCGACGCGTCCGCGTTCGCGCGTCTGGTCGACACGATCGCGGAGGGCGAGCGGGTCTCGTTCTGGTGGACGATGGGAGTCAACCAGAGTCACGAGGGGGTGCGGGTCGCCCAGTCGCTCATCGACCTCGCGCTCCTGACGGGCAACATCGGCCGACCCGGAACCGGCGCGAACTCGATCACGGGCCAATGCAACGCGATGGGGTCCCGCCTCTTCAGCAATACGACGAACCTGCTCGGGGGACGTGACTTCACGTGCGAGACGGATCGCGCCGACGTCGCCCGTCTGCTGGACATTCCCGTCGAGCGCATTCCGAGCGAGCGGAGTCTCGCCTACGACGAGATCCTGGAAGCAGTGCGCGAAGGACGGATTCGCGGGCTCTGGATCGTGGCGACGAATTCCGCGCACTCGTGGATCGACCAGAACGATTTCCGGGAGCTGCGGGAGAAGCTCGACTTCCTGGTCGTCCAGGACATGTACGCGTCGACCGAGACGGCGGAGATGGCCGATCTCGTCCTTCCCGCGGCGGGTTGGGGCGAGAAGGACGGCACGTTCATCAACTCCGAACGCCGGGTCGGCCGCATCCGAAAGGTGCGGAGGGCGCCGGGGGAGGCGCTCGCCGACTTTCAGATCTTCCGCCTGGTCGCGAACGCCGCGGGTTGCGACGATCTCTTCGAGCGTTGGAAGACGCCCGAGGACGTCTTCGACCTGATGCGGACGCTCTCGCGCGGACGCCCCTGCGACATCTCGGGAATCGAGGGCTACCGAATGCTCGAGGAATCGGGCGGCATGCAGTGGCCCGTGCCCGAGTCCGCGACGGTGGACGGCGCGATGCCCGAGCAGGAACGCCGACTCTTCGCGGACGGTCGGTTCTTCCACGAGGACGGCCGGGCCAGGTTCATCTTCGAAGCGCCTCGTGCCGTGGCCGAGCCGACCGACGAGGCATTCCCGCTGGTCCTCCTGACCGGCCGCGGCTCCTCCGCACAGTGGCACACGGAGACGCGAACCGGGAAATCTCCGACCCTTCGCAAGCTCGCGCCCGCCGAGAGCCAACTCGAGATCCATCCCGACGATGCGTCACGGGCCGGGATCGCGACCGGTGACCGGGTCGCCGTGGCGTCGCGACGGGATCGGCTCGTGGTGCGCGCTCGCGTGACGACCGTGGTCCCTCGCGGTTCGGTCTTCCTCGCGATGCACGATGCTCGCACGAATCGACTGACCCATGCGTCCTTCGATCCCTACTCGCATCAGCCGAGCTACAAGCACGCCGCCGTCTGCATCGAGCCCGCCACCGCCGTCGACTGATGCATCCCTGACCGCGACGTGCCCAACGACGCGGCAGAAGAGACGCGACCGTCCGATCCGTCTTGCGACCGATGCGACCCACGTCGTTTTGCTTGAGGTGATCCGTGCCGGAACGAGTCGCCGGCCGCCCAGGCGCGTCGCTTCAGGCGCGACGCTCGTGTTGGCATCGATCTTGAAGACCATGGCGGCGTCCTCGCGCTTCGAACCGCCCTGATGACGAAAGGCCCAAACCGTGACGCTGACCGAACACGGCACCCCCAACCGGCGATCGAGAACCTTCGCATTCGTTCTCTCGCTGCTGCTCGTTCTCTCCCTTGCTCTCCCCGCCTCATCCGCGGAGCTCGAGCTCGAGAAGGACGAGCTCAAGTTCGGCTTCATCAAGCTGACCGACTGCGCGGCCCTCGTGATCGCGAAGGAGCTCGGGTACTTCGAGGACGAAGGGCTCTTCGTCACTCTCGAGGCGCAAGCGAACTGGAAGATCCTCCTCGACCGCGTGATCAGCGGCGAGCTCGACGGAGCCCACATGCTCTCCGGGCAGCCGATCGGCGCGACCGTCGGAATCGGAACGAAGGCAGACGTGATCACGCCGTTCAGCATGGACTTGAACGGCAACGGCATCACGGTCTCCAACGCGATCTGGGAGGAGATGAAGTCCGTCGACCCCGGGCTCGCCGTCCCGAAGCCCGTCCATCCGATCAGCGCCGACGCGCTGAAGCCGATCGTCGAGGACGCGAAGGAGCTCGGCGAGCCCCTCCGCATGGGGATGGTCTTCCCGGTCTCGACCCACAACTACGAGCTTCGCTACTGGCTCGCCGCGTCGGGTATCAGCCCCGGCTTCTACACGCCCGCGGACACGACCGGGACCACCGACGCGGACGTTCTCCTGTCGGTGACCCCACCCCCGCAGATGCCCGCGACCCTCGATCAGGGGACGATCCAGGGATATTGCGTCGGCGAGCCCTGGAACCAGCAGGCGGTGTTCAAGAAGATCGGCGTCCCGGTCGTCACGAACTACGAAATCTGGAAGAACAACCCGGAGAAGGTCTTCGGCATCACCCGCGACTGGGCCGAGCAGTACCCGAACACCGCGATCGCCGTGACCAAGGCGCTGATCCGGGCCGGCAAGTGGCTCGACGGGAGTCTCGAGAACCGCAAGCAGGCGGTGAAGATCCTGTCCAAGAGCGAGTACGTCGGGGCGGACGAAGAGGTCATCGCCGCGAGCATGACCGGCACCTTCGAATACGCCCGTGGCGACAAGCGGGACATGCCCGACTTCAACGTCTTCTTCCGATACGACGCGACCTATCCCTTCTACAGCGACGCGGTCTGGTTCCTCACGCAGATGCGGCGCTGGGGCCAGATCTCCGAGGCGAAGCCGGACGCGTGGTACGACGAGATGGCGAAGAAGGTCTACCGCCCCGACATCTACATGGCGGCCGCGAAGATGCTCCTCGCCGAGGGGCACCTC includes:
- a CDS encoding nitrate reductase; translated protein: MTSRWRKNADALAKLVRNHEGPLTQELVRKPGRFGLGQVPSRLAPDAVARSVCGFCSTGCGLKLHLRDGVACNVSPDPDYPVNRGMACPKGWEVLSPLDADDRATQPLVRTDDGSLAPTTWPEAMRHFTEGVRGVQQAHGDAAFAFLGTGQMPTEELAFLGALSKFGLGMVHGDGNTRQCMATAVVSYKESFGFDAPPYSYQDFEDSDVLVLVGSNLCIAHPILWERICRNPHDPRIIVVDPRRTETAEAATQHVPLRPKSDLVLFYGLAKALIERGCVDEAFVAAHTTGFEAFADFVAAFDEDRVLAETGIDASAFARLVDTIAEGERVSFWWTMGVNQSHEGVRVAQSLIDLALLTGNIGRPGTGANSITGQCNAMGSRLFSNTTNLLGGRDFTCETDRADVARLLDIPVERIPSERSLAYDEILEAVREGRIRGLWIVATNSAHSWIDQNDFRELREKLDFLVVQDMYASTETAEMADLVLPAAGWGEKDGTFINSERRVGRIRKVRRAPGEALADFQIFRLVANAAGCDDLFERWKTPEDVFDLMRTLSRGRPCDISGIEGYRMLEESGGMQWPVPESATVDGAMPEQERRLFADGRFFHEDGRARFIFEAPRAVAEPTDEAFPLVLLTGRGSSAQWHTETRTGKSPTLRKLAPAESQLEIHPDDASRAGIATGDRVAVASRRDRLVVRARVTTVVPRGSVFLAMHDARTNRLTHASFDPYSHQPSYKHAAVCIEPATAVD
- the nirB gene encoding nitrite reductase large subunit NirB; protein product: MTERIVVVGNGMVGHRFCEELLERDGEGRFQLTVIAEEPRPAYDRVGLSAFFDGKTAEDLALATPEWYAEQGVELLLDDAVHEIDREARQVRCVSGTVRPYDRLVLATGSIPFIPPIPGTEKEGVFVYRTIEDLEAMAAWAAREETTRAAVIGGGLLGLEAAKAAVDMGLETHVLEHGGRLMPRQVDDSGGRLLRRAIESLGVFVHVESGAQEVRGGDAVGSLVLPGDRELDVDMVIISAGIKARDDLARSCGLTVGERGGVLVDRGLVTDDEHIFAIGECALHEGTIYGLVAPGYDMARILAQRFTGEDVEFEGADLSTKLKLLGVDVASFGDPFADEEGVAARKVVIEDSVAGVYQKLVVSADGERLLGGILVGDASPYMSLLQATRSQAPVPPRPHQLLTGVPDAASDATDLPDEAQICSCNNVDKGDIVAAIRDQELTTLPELKACTKAGTGCGGCLPIVKNVLEAELERAGITVDRSLCEHFAYSRQELFQIIKINRLESFDAVLVNHGTGSGCEVCRPAVASILASTWNDPILNHANIQDTNDRFLANIQRGGTYSVIPRVPGGEITPEKLVVLGEVAKKYDLYCKITGGQRIDLLGARVDQLPGIWRELVEAGFESGHAYGKALRTVKSCVGSSWCRFGVQDSTGFAIRVEERYRGIRAPHKVKSAVSGCVRECAEAQSKDFGLIATENGWNLYLNGNGGSTPRHADLFATDLSEDEAIQLIDRWFMYYIHTANPLERTARWFERLEGGLPELQAILVEDKLGICESLEKDMAALVATYQCEWKGVVEDPERQKMFTHFANEDGPDPSLRFIEERGQKRPEDWKTEEAPAEEESNAAAVPEDEWTWVPLGDADTIPRDSGRAMRAPGGQLAVFHHAGRDAYYATENRCPHQGDMVLARGLVGSDGEEPKVACPLHKKTFSLQNGKGLSDPNFCVDTYPVEVRDDVLFVKLPPALAEEPPS
- a CDS encoding dimethyl sulfoxide reductase anchor subunit, with the translated sequence MSAEAEWDAATPNLVELLLEEQQTLTAVEVFSSLHDESPEANGRYESLLPSGTPGAGEQLSFRVDLDACTGCKACVTACHNLNGLEPDETWRKVGLVETGAISESVERQQTVTAACHHCAEPGCLEGCPVRAYEKDPTTGIVRHLDDQCIGCRYCQLMCPYDVPTWSDRLGIVRKCDMCHSRLAEGEAPACVQGCPNGAISIAVVPVSPPEEDAALLHVVEGAMPPSSWTQPSTRYVSTRETAIGVDAADAIHVEPNSAHMPLAIMLVLTQAAIGAVWGDALLQSFVSGSAPGAAVVVPTLALAVAMPGLAASVAHLGRPQWAFRAVLGLRTSWMSREIVVLGAFAGVLVALVVGAWVDAAGLGDASVLGRLSSLARLPLAWSTAWVGALGLFCSAQIYAATRRPFWTLGRTTLRFAGSAVWAGVAAVQVGLAAGAVTAAGSPTAAQAALALSLIGITALRGNLESGALLEARTRASIRAFDRSRRLLQGPLRRTASARRVTLAVAGFGGPLLLLFGLVAGSGGAVLAVAVATFALGIFSDVLERRLFFQAEAMPSMPGAG